Genomic window (Nymphalis io chromosome 28, ilAglIoxx1.1, whole genome shotgun sequence):
TTACTAACGCTAATCTAGCAGGTATTGCCAATGGAAATGGTGCAGCGAATGCCAATTTAGCGGCTCTAGCCAGTGCTAATTTGGCAAGCATTAACGGTAATATGGCAACATTTAATCTTGGTAATGCTTTCACAATAACAAGTGGCTCGCCTGGCAATCCAGGCTTTGGAATTCAAGTTTCAGGTGATGCCTTAGAAGTCGGTGGAACAGTGGCCGTTAATGGTCAAATACCAATCTACGGGACAGTAGCGGTTAACGGTAACTTGCCTACTGAGGGTTCCGCAGCAGTTAACTATAACTGTGGAAGACAAATTGTcgaataatcttttttatttaattgtaaaattaaaataataactatttatattagattaagatgaattaaataatgataaatattctgTGTGTAATTTTAGTACCTTTttcaataatcaatattttaaccTATACTTATTTGATAAAAGCGCTCCATTTTCTTGGCAGCGCCTGTGTGGCAATCAATGTATGCGTGAGCCcagtaattacattttaagtatGAAATGTAAGTTTAACCTTTAGACAAcggtaaactaaaatattaatatcatacaCTGACTATTACAATACTTGTAATTCTGACTGATCACCATCGCAGAGGGACGCACGGTCCTACACACAGGACCTAACCGAATCATTGTTGTAAGAAGTAACTTGGTTCTCAAACCAGTTGCATAATTTATAACTAGTGATTATCCCTTAGAGAGAGCTAAAGGcaacgattaaaataaatatgttacttattatttgattataattttagaagGTACTTATGAAACTGATCCGTATGAATATAAAACGACACACGCAACATTTTagggatattatatatttaccacTCCTTCATTTGGAAGAATCATTACGACTTTATGTAGCGAGTCAGCGTGCACAATTCATACGTGACAGCAAGCTTAAAATAAGGAATAATATTTTGGGGATGTTCGTTTAAAAgtgataaaaactttaaatgtcaaaaaatggtttaagacaataatataataataataagtaatcatAACCtgttcacacacggctatcagattccaaactaagcagagcttgtaatggaaccatggaaaccagac
Coding sequences:
- the LOC126778985 gene encoding uncharacterized protein LOC126778985, whose product is MYLLGCLFSLIFLQITFAQSISYMPRNGVATSNIVSATQPQNVIANGHNIGLARSPSGMITNTPLGVGNGIASVIANTQIANAINENAIAAANQDAANAITNANLAGIANGNGAANANLAALASANLASINGNMATFNLGNAFTITSGSPGNPGFGIQVSGDALEVGGTVAVNGQIPIYGTVAVNGNLPTEGSAAVNYNCGRQIVE